From Periophthalmus magnuspinnatus isolate fPerMag1 chromosome 1, fPerMag1.2.pri, whole genome shotgun sequence:
ccagggctaacccaggtctaaaccaggactaaaccaggtctaaaccaggactaacccaggactaaaccaggactaaaccaggtctaaaccaggactaaaccaggactaaaccaggactaaaccaggtctaaaccaggactaaaccaggactaaaccaggtctaaaccagggctaacccaggtctaaaccaggactaaaccaggactaacccaggactaaaccaggactaacccaggactaaaccaggactaacccaggactaaaccaggactaaaccaggactaaaccaggactaacccaggactaaaccaggactaacccaggactaaaccaggactaacccaggactaaaccaggactaaaccaggactaacccaggactaacccaggactaacccaggactaacccaggtctaaaccaggactaaaccaggactaacccaggactaacccaggactaaaccaggactaacccaggactaacccaggactaaaccaggtctaaaccaggactaaaccaggactaacccaggactaaaccaggactgaaccaggactaaaccaggactaacccaggactaaaccaggactaacccaggactaaaccaggactaaaccaggtctaaaccaggactaaaccaggactaaaccaggactaacccaggtctaaaccaggtctaaaccaggactaaaccaggactaaaccaggactaaaccaggactgaaccaggactaaaccaggactaaaccaggactaacccaggtctaaaccaggactaaaccaggactaaaccaggactaaaccaggactaaaccaggactaaaccaggactaagccaggtctaaaccaggactaaaccaggactaacccaggtctaaaccaggactaaaccaggactaaaccaggactaaaccaggtctaaaccaggtctaaaccaggactaaaccaggtctaaaccaggactaaaccaggtctaaaccaggactaaaccaggtctaaaccaggtctaaaccaggactaaaccaggactaaaccaggactaaaccaggtctaagataGTCCTCTCCAGGTCTCGGTCTCCCCTGTTGGACGTGGTCCGGTTGTCCTCCAGACTGGACTTGGTCTTGATGAAAGTCCTGAGCCTAAGtccagtcctagtcctggtccggtTCGGTTTCTTGACCCAGACGAAGCTGAGCGTGTTGAGGACGGCGTTGGACATGGCCAGACAGTCCACAGCATAGAAGACGGTGAGGGCGTGTCTCTGCGTGGACATGAAGGACGCGTGGAAGTCCCGCAGAACCGAAAACACGTAGTACGGACTCCAGCAGGCGACGTAGGCCgccaggaccaggacgaggaCAAGGACTGTCCTACGACGACGGCGAAGACGCAACTGGATCTGAGACGTCTGGAACCCCGGGACAgtctgagagagacagagagagagagacagagagacagagagacagagagagagacagggagagagacagagagagacagagagagagacagagagagggacagagatagagagagacagagagagggacagagatagagagagacagagagagagacagagagagagagacagggagagagagacagagacagagggacagagagagagagagagagagagagagagagagggacagagagagagagacagagacagagagagagagagacagagagagggacagagagagagagagacagagagagacagagggacagagatagagagagacagagagagagagacagagagagagagagacagagagagagacagacagagagagacagagagagacagagagagagagacagagacagacagagacagacagagagagagacagagatagacagagggacagatagagagacagagagagagagagacagagagagagagagagagagagggagacagagagagacagagggacagagagagacagagagagagacagagagagagagagagagagagggagacagagagagacagagggacagagagagacagagagagagacagagagagagagacagagggacagagagagacagagagagacagagagagagagacagagagacagagggacagagagagagagacagagagagacagagagagacagagagagacagagagagagagagagacagagagagggacagagagagagagagacagagagacagagagagagagggacagagagagacagagagagagagagggacagagagagagagagagagggacagagagagagagaggcagagagagagagagacagagacagagagagacagagagagagagacagagacacagagagagagagacagagagaaacagagggacagagagagacagagagaggtcaacaccaggactaaaccaggactgaaccaggactaaaccaggactaaaccaggactcacttTGAACCAGAGTTCTCTGCAGACTTGGATGTAGCAGAAGGTCATGACCCCGACAGGAAACAGGAACTGCAGGATCATCACCGACAGGAAGTACGACTGATACAGAGTCTGCAGGTCCACACTCCACAcctgatacacacacatatacacacacacacagacacacacacacacacaggagggtttgaacagggcccGGGTGAGATCACTAGATCACTCAAACATTGACGATGTCTAGAACTTATTCAGATGCGTTTCTGATTACCTCCTCTTGACCTCCTCTAAACCTCCTCTCGACCTCCTCTCGACCTCCTCTCGACCTCCTCTTGACCTCCTCTAGACCTCCTCTTGACCTCCTCTTTAACCTTATCCTAAACCAATTTAAACCCAGATGTGAACTTCAGACatttacagtgaggcaaataagtatttgagcACCTGAGAAAATCAGTGTTAATATTTGGTTCATAGACTTTGTcccagaggtcaaatgtttcctgtagtttttctccTGTAGTTTTTCTCCAGTTTGCTCACACTGCAGGATTCTGGCCCACttctccacacagatcttctctagatcaggtAGGTCTAgatcaggtttctgggctgtctcTGAGAAACATTGactttgagctccctccaaagattttctattgtgtttaggtctggagactgactgggccactccagaaccttgatatgcttcttacggagccactccttggttgtCCTGGctgtgcttcaggtcattgtcatgttggaagactcagccacgacccatcttcagtgctctaactgagggaaggaggttgttccccaaaatctcacactacatggccccggtcatcctctccttatacagtgcagtcgtcccatgtgcagaaaaacacccccaaagcatgatgtttccaccctcatgagGTCAGATCtcacatggagccccagtccgagggagattgaccgtcatgtttagcttcttccattttctaataatttctccaacagtggatcttttttctcCAAGCTGCTGGGCACTTCCCCTTTGCCCTTTCCTTGTGGAGatctacagttttgtctcttgtgcattttgacagttctttggtcttgtccatgtcagtagttggagtcttactgattgtctggggtggacatgtgtctttatgcagcgaacgacctcaaacaggtgcttctaatttaggagaataagtggagtggaggtggactttttaaaggtggagtaACAGGAGGGGCAGAATTGTAGCTGATAGACagatgttcaaatacttatttgcctcactgtagtCTGATTACTCCAGAAACCAGATAACGATCAGATTTGTGGTGGATGTGAACACAGTGTGGTCTGAGGAGGCTTCACCTGACCGCAGAAGGTCTTGAGGACTCCATCTGCTCCTGAGAACTGGGTCTGAGCCGAGGTGAGGACCACCGGGACCGAGACCAGAGCCGGGACTAACCAGACCCCCAGAAGAACGGGCCACGAGCGGTGACAGCGCGGCCGCAAAGGATGCATGATCGCCAGGTACCTGAGACCGCAGGAGACCGCAGGAGACCACAAGAGACCGCAAGAGACCGCAGGAGACCACAAGAGACCGCAGGAGACCACAAGAGACCGCAGGAGACCACAGGAGACCGCAGGAGACCACAAGAGACCGCAGGAGACCACAAGAGACCGCAGGAGACCACAAGAGACCGCAGGAGACCGCAGGAGACCGCAGGAGACCGCAGGAGACCACAAGAGACCGCAGGAGACCACAAGAGACAGCAGGAGACCACAAGAGACCGCAGGAGACCCCAGGAGACCGCAGGAGACCGCAGGAGACCGCAGGAGACCCCAGGAGACCGCAGGAGACCACAAGAGACCAGAGAGCTGGGGTTAGACTGGTCAGATCTAGTCCGGGTCTAACCCGGGTCTTTCAGGTCTGCCTCGTACCTGTCCACGGCGATCCCCAGCAGCACGTTGGTGGACACGTGCAGGGACAGCGCTCTGACGTATCCGACGATGGCGCAGGCGCTCGCCCCGAACCTCCAGCTGAGCCCGCGCACCGTGTAGTAATccagcagcagggggcagcacagAGCCACCAGAGCATCAGACAGGGCCAGGTTTAGGACTAGTCTGTCCGCCAGAGACCGGAGACCAccagaccggaccagagaccacatCAAGACCAAGTTACCCAGACCACACACCGCCATGATGAGGACCAGCACCACGGCCATCATCACCGACGCCCACATGAACACGAGACCACCAGGGACGTCCACGTCCTCCAACGACACCTGagagagaccaggactgagccaggactgagccaggactgagccaggactgagccaggactgagccagacCCTGTGTGACTGACCTGATAGTCCACGTCGTTCTCGCAGACGTCCATCTCTGAGCTCAGGTTGGAGCTGGCGGCCATCTTGGCTCTGCACCATCtctgaaggaaacaaaacattcaCTGACACCGAGCAACTGGACACACGAGACCGGCCCAGATCCTGGTCTAGACCCGGCCCAGATCCTCCTGTAGACCGACCCAGTTTAGTCCGGTTCAGGTCCTTGGATGGACCCCCTTTAGTCCGGTTCAGATCCTTGGATGGACCCCCTTTAGTCCGGTTCAGGTCCTTGGATGGACCCCCTTTAGTCCGGTTCAGGTCCTTGGATGGACCCCCTTTAGTCCGGTTCAGATCCTTGGATGGACCCCCTTTAGTCCGGTTCAGATCCGCAGACTTGTTGATGAAGTCTGGACTTTCTTGTGAAGTCTCTTGGTGAAGTTTGACACGACTCTGAGGAATCTGCCACAGCCGCGTCAAACTGGAaactcagatgccctccccgtgtgtgtcagatgccctccccgtgtgtgtcagatgccctccccgtgtgcgtcagatgccctgcccccgtgtgtcagatgccctgccccCGTGTGTGTTTATTAAAGTGAAGGAGACAGTATAAAATCTGGGCTTTTCAAAAGTTTAAAACATAAAGAACAGTGTTTGGTGAATAATTGGAGTAAAATGAACGAGCACATTCTACAGGTTTAAGGAAACGTGACAGAAAAGTATCGTTTTTAACTTAACGATTTCAAAGTaaagttaaagccacaataATAATGTTACTTTAGAatgtgagtaaaagtatttgaaacGCACAAGAAAAACACGAAGCACTCACCTGAAAATACTGCTCCGACTCCTGAGGAacgaggagagtgaggaggaggagaaaaaaggaggaggagaaaaaaggaggagagaacaggaggaggaggagaatgaggagagagagaccaaTGGTAAGATGAGGGGGCGCTGTAAACCTCCTGTGTCCTCCACATCCAGGTCTGTGGCTCAGTGAACTCAGAGACTTTACACAGACCCAGGCCCCGCCCCCATCGCTGTGGGACGAGGAGCGTCTCTGGACCAGGGGCCGTAGCAGCGCTGCCCCAACGAAATTAATCTATTCTcaaatatatttagttacagaaaacAGAAGACCTGTGCTCAAGTGAATTTTGCAGCGTTATTTGTCACATGGTCCAGACTTCAGCTCTGATAACTTTTAAGTACATTCTAActtaaagtattaaaagtattcaatcaggtttcagaaaagAGTCACAGCGGTGAAGCTTTTGATCGAGTGGATCATGGAGTCGTCCTGATTTGACAAACACGGCCCTGAAGGAACAAAGAGACGCAAtctgtgttttacattttattttaaaaaaactaaTTTATCACAAAGGCAGaatttttacaaaacaaattaacGTCGACAGTTCTGAGGTCAAGGCGTCCAAAAACGGtaaagaaaatttaaaatacaagtgTTAAATAAACCTGTGCACTTCCTGTGACCcctacaaaataaaagcctAAACTAAACATGATGCTCTGAGCAGGTTTATTGTGAAAGATGAAAGATGTCCCAGGCCTGAGACGCTCCACGCGTTTGAGCTGGTAGTGCCTTCAGGGTCAGGGTCGGGTCTTCGGCGGTGCGTTCAGGGTCGGGTCTTCGGCGGTGCGTTCAGGGTCGGGTCTCCGGTGGTGCGTTCAGGGTCGGGTCTCCGGTGGTGCGTTCAGGGTCGGGTCTCCGGCGGTGCGTTCAGGGTCACTTCTTGGCGTAGGAGATCCTCATGGCGCAGGTGGCTGTGATCCTAAAGCCCTGCAGAGCGTCTTTGGCGACTCCGGCCTGAGTGTCGCTCTCGAACTCCACAAATGAAATGTCGTGTTTCCCCGGAACCAAGCGCACCTCCTTAAAGCCTGGGAACCTGAAGGGCAAAGGAGgtcaggaggtcagaggaggagcaggggtcaAGAGGTCAAGAGGTCAGGAGGaggtcagtcctggtccagttatttttaaatctgatttaTTGGACTATTTAACTGGAATTTCAGagatttgttataattttagagcagacattttgtgcttgtgtctgctctgaaaTCATAATCTAAGACAGGGTTCCGGTCTAGTTCCGGTCCAGTTCCGGTCCACAGTCCAGTCCCCGTTTAATCCCAGTCCCAGTCCTGTACTCACTGGTTGAATAACATGGAGAGCATCATCTCGTTGGTCTCCTCGGGGAGGTTACTGAGGAACAGGATGTGGTTTGGAGGGTTGTCCGGGACCTGAACATCATGACGTTATTACACACTTATTACACAGTTACTACATGTTTATTaccacactgaaacacactaaaTACACAAGTATGAAGAGCAGAACGTACCTGCACAGGTGTGTGG
This genomic window contains:
- the prokr1a gene encoding prokineticin receptor 1a yields the protein MAASSNLSSEMDVCENDVDYQVSLEDVDVPGGLVFMWASVMMAVVLVLIMAVCGLGNLVLMWSLVRSGGLRSLADRLVLNLALSDALVALCCPLLLDYYTVRGLSWRFGASACAIVGYVRALSLHVSTNVLLGIAVDRYLAIMHPLRPRCHRSWPVLLGVWLVPALVSVPVVLTSAQTQFSGADGVLKTFCGQVWSVDLQTLYQSYFLSVMILQFLFPVGVMTFCYIQVCRELWFKTVPGFQTSQIQLRLRRRRRTVLVLVLVLAAYVACWSPYYVFSVLRDFHASFMSTQRHALTVFYAVDCLAMSNAVLNTLSFVWVKKPNRTRTRTGLRLRTFIKTKSSLEDNRTTSNRGDRDLERTILDLV